A region from the Lytechinus variegatus isolate NC3 chromosome 6, Lvar_3.0, whole genome shotgun sequence genome encodes:
- the LOC121417356 gene encoding uncharacterized protein LOC121417356 isoform X4, translating to MWAVIKGHIKLIRLLLKYGADVTLRNAATECVLDLTEDRQIRKLLLESVLRKGVSPRHLLQAAWQGNAQVVRQLLNESKILDINCRNSDGFTPLLLVTRDVDLFESIGSALESYDPLAVIEELLRHRADPIATDRESHTALHYVSSGSSQLTDELAIRLMAIPSLANSCDGRSVAPIHVASKSGSVDVVVALLDHGVDVNTRGYAGSTPLHLSAQAGQTQVANTLLNHGADITIVDDSGNTAVDVAKTKRMKSVLRDAWMEVTDNKQAEVLSPVKPPSRLEDRSPRQTRVHSLTSTSPPSEGHGNRMMQKFSEAHRALQEEEQLLKDVEAGRYTPGLHTKTLNLLRTPSRNSPLLTTTNRAPAPPKTPRVLDPLASPASKTKSSEGQGSKKPRRSLTFSGRVNSGSKEQRSRGHSKLSKTRYFYISADPTNLQASGDGPQVPVTVVGLDLDDNLRDVRFQRIVPHGAKQLDRHASTQSDTSLHKHRGGSTHHRLSDPSLADVAKAYHTFCNKDISTSPALAHVPPIRTSQLLNLEQMHLRLTSPSPNPEASGLYPTSRSVLPHSPGNFGDNRHLQETIFEFEDEEGGDGDKNEMPTMRLNLEEVVEDEESRGHQGSLQNRTVMFNIEASRVNPLKDSSDSGQGSSRSTVSHTSSAASLVMSSPSPQLEVDRKEAAKNRLGIKMTPSATKVPDERIALFQRAQMKLPSLGRASPAIKQSQGQKTKRQTSEECLSVLSMSSINAVMSPDVGNAKDMTKEDNQTKSSAIGNDLDRQLQGQQNSLNRQGGKRKISLEDNALLLETRKRSLSSTSESKTLTPGASSQSSHPLPLSGGSGTALVKKADERLSIDSMAENTSKKNTALVTPLCATKGTATPACPSTKSSPHQKTAQIFSCKNAQPSANTARKMADKNPKAQSSVPGTQNGTKGEKKSTLVSASKPVVRTLEVLPVAKVDSKTSGKQSEKDTNKSDDQESSKVDKSVVKTEVKMPKEKPITSRDAVKPDKTRKSESKTVINSKGKTGHVSSSMKSSVKQEDHGSGLVKPASDLHNKNACNKTDKKTVTSKSQREPGGGPEGNSAISVKKGAAAPTNKATSKTKNDQGKVKTGRKEEAEKKVITWRISCDDDDDSSESDFDNEQQRFVEEDIPVLGRDRKEQKVLRKGSTVPPCTKTDDFQDLAESSDAEDVFEEVIFSDEEDTPTDISKAKTKLIKDPSKISSKHQKPLTSQGSKAVQKSTVKPPAATKKPTPGAQQQKSVVKESAKAKGTLVKKPLKRETPNEMVKGKVAVKGMSVTKTLSKEPSPTDNTNTHKAAEKSILTISRQKPLNTLTSSKVEKEINKAKQPPEKNSSNALKQKPSEVMKDGRSDVKAMDIKEKTVLKTVQKNANVKNAASPAKVQNSSVSSKVDNKQDAPEVRSSVAIESRKEDPIKVSERPEVVANESKGVSSTELGESSDVIPAGQDYIDPAVKVVTSEQGDDVHLNPISPKEPKPGNNSFRKGKYKSPNNSPRDFAVSEVAVPEKKPVRDPMAAKQSPVIMDIVEMFKSASSGTSPDVKLEVLGKIKDRVASVKGPVKKLVKNVPKKVSGTVQAKGNKGKSKDRVGSGGKSKGRIGSGGSRSGDGSKVMKKTKKSSGRTKSKKKMKEVNYSLLPDSEQNTTAFITGQGWSIKTSRNENDDVILQENNQDDSSDDDMGNLELPNLGESQLSPHNSLKLDELVVMRSISLEEKKNLVNILSPLEMNAPYFIPDTMGTIKEFADSLKSDSSEMSAVKAAVRDNHSDSQTQGNVTESVDPREERSVAHAETDSSNLDHKRNTDTKKSPPVPDVRVRKSSTHSQMDNDIHDPEHDSRHLGLTGELSNYDTNPELLKVFRIKDHYETVSSQGSRRTSIASDEEAVREHLSLILNKPDSGSDANEDQGGSNMRGQSGEDSPGQRREPKGNVLKKKPPLPKLLQQHQIQSSIRPSPRRASEPNLPPPDADSTSFSVTPIKKLEQKREENKSQVSTIKNSLPDKKFSPPSSSTKKQRGKSVGDVPSDASGKDRGQSSSTTSLPIKSSIIEEDGHQDSADEDWVEEEEPLARHVQTLTEKTLQEFEIIAQSVDTATTSVIHTRPPSSAGGQSIHTARSSIRSVSPSPRVRDVINVQGGDQEEREFLNQSIALSETSSEVFRDFNDTGESVVNSHDTSVSSSMISSTDRSLSANTTVSESEGTELLHWKKGNLLGKGAFGTVYCGLTNTGQLLAVKQVELSERDKEKAKQQYQKLQEEVQLLKTLCHKNIVGFLGVSLEENMVNIFMQFIPGGSIASLLARFGSLDETVFCRYTKQILEGTQYLHENDVIHRDIKGANIMLMSTGVIKLIDFGCAKRLCIQISRSQNVLKSMRGTPYWMAPEVIMETGHGKKSDIWSIGCTVFEMATRKPPWSDMPPMAAIFAIGSGGPVPQMPDKFSEDAKTFVNACLTRNQDERATASELLKHPFIKRRKERGREHYQSRISSTSLEDGPIVFREQPISRDSAESKGRRNYALQDFR from the exons ATGTGGGCAGTAATCAAAGGTCACATCAAGCTGATCCGGCTCCTCCTCAAGTACGGAGCGGACGTGACGCTGCGCAACGCTGCCACGGAGTGCGTCCTGGACCTGACAGAGGACCGTCAGATCCGGAAGCTACTCCTGGAGTCTGTCCTGAGGAAGGGGGTGTCTCCCAGGCATCTCCTGCAAGCGGCCTGGCAAGGGAACGCACAGGTTGTCAGGCAACTCTTG aatgaaagtaaaattttgGACATCAATTGCAGGAATTCTGATGGATTCACACCGCTATTACTGGTTACTAGAGACGTAGATTTATTTGAATCAA TTGGATCAGCCCTAGAGTCCTACGACCCTCTCGCCGTCATCGAAGAACTCCTTCGCCACCGAGCAGACCCCATCGCCACCGACCGTGAGAGCCACACCGCCTTGCATTATGTCTCCTCTGGCAGCTCCCAACTCACCGACGAACTAGCCATCAGGCTCATGGCCATTCCTTCCTTGGCCAATTCCTGCGACGGACGATCCGTTGCGCCTATCCACGTTGCCTCGAAGAGCGGGAGTGTTGATGTCGTGGTAGCGCTTCTAGATCACGGGGTTGATGTCAATACAAGAGGTTATGCTGGGTCAACGCCGCTCCATTTATCG gCTCAAGCTGGTCAAACTCAGGTCGCCAACACCTTGCTAAACCATGGTGCTGATATCACCATAGTGGATGACAGCGGTAACACTGCTGTCGATGTAGCTAAGACGAAGAGGATGAAATCTGTGTTAAGAG ATGCATGGATGGAGGTAACGGACAACAAACAAGCAGAGGTGCTGAGTCCCGTCAAGCCACCGTCTCGTCTGGAAGATCGTAGTCCTAGGCAGACTAGAGTACATAGTCTTACATCCACATCACCACCCTCCGAGGGGCATGGAA ATCGAATGATGCAGAAGTTTTCCGAGGCTCATAGAGCACTACAGGAAGAGGAACAACTTCTGAAGGACGTAGAAGCCGGTCGTTATACTCCTGG ACTTCACACAAAAACGCTGAATCTCCTGAGGACCCCTTCCCGCAACTCACCCCTCCTAACCACCACCAACCGAGCCCCTGCCCCTCCCAAGACACCCCGGGTCCTGGACCCTCTCGCAAGCCCCGCCTCCAAGACCAAATCCTCTGAAGGTCAAGGGTCAAAGAAGCCACGAAGGTCACTGACCTTCTCTGGTCGGGTGAACAGTGGATCCAAGGAACAGAGGTCAAGAGGTCACAGCAAGCTCAGCAAGACGAGAT ATTTTTATATTTCAGCGGACCCGACAAATCTTCAGGCCAGTGGAGACGGACCTCAAGTACCTGTTACTGTAGTAGGCCTGGACCTAGATGATAATCTGAGGGATGTCAG GTTTCAGCGCATAGTGCCCCATGGTGCCAAACAACTCGATCGACACGCCTCAACCCAGAGCGACACATCCCTCCACAAACATAGGGGGGGATCTACCCACCATCGCTTATCAGACCCAAGCCTAGCTGATGTAGCCAAGGCCTACCATACATTCTGCAATAAGGATATATCAACCAGCCCGGCGTTGGCTCATGTTCCGCCGATACGCACGTCGCAGCTCTTGAATCTTG AACAAATGCATTTGCGGCTGACATCGCCGAGCCCCAACCCTGAGGCATCAGGTCTGTACCCAACCTCTCGCAGTGTTCTTCCACACTCGCCAGGGAACTTTGGTGACAATCGCCACCTACAGGAAACCATCTTTGAGTTTGAGGATGAGgaaggtggtgatggtgataagaATGAGATGCCAACAATGAGGCTGAACTTGGAAGAAGTTGTCGAGGACGAGGAGAGCAGAGGTCATCAAGGTTCGCTCCAGAATCGCACTGTCATGTTCAACATTGAAGCTAGTCGTGTCAACCCCCTCAAAGATAGTTCTGATTCGGGTCAGGGATCATCCAGGTCAACGGTTAGCCACACCTCCTCTGCTGCGAGCCTTGTCATGTCCAGCCCAAGTCCGCAGCTTGAAGTAGACCGCAAGGAAGCTGCAAAGAATCGCTTGGGGATCAAGATGACACCATCTGCCACCAAGGTTCCAGATGAGAGAATTGCACTTTTTCAAAGGGCGCAGATGAAACTTCCAAGCCTTGGTCGGGCCTCGCCTGCCATCAAACAGTCTCAAGGACAAAAGACAAAACGACAGACAAGTGAAGAGTGCCTTTCCGTGCTGTCCATGTCCTCTATAAATGCTGTCATGTCTCCAGATGTAGGAAATGCCAAAGATATGACGAAGGAAGACAACCAGACCAAGTCCTCAGCAATTGGCAATGATCTCGATCGGCAGTTGCAGGGTCAACAGAATAGTTTAAATCGGCAGGGTGGCAAACGGAAGATATCTCTTGAGGACAATGCCTTGTTACTTGAAACAAGGAAACGATCTCTATCTTCCACCAGTGAATCAAAGACACTTACTCCAGGTGCATCTAGTCAGTCCAGCCATCCCTTGCCTCTGTCAGGAGGCAGTGGGACAGCATTGGTAAAAAAGGCTGACGAGCGATTATCTATAGACAGTATGGCTGAGAACACGTCGAAGAAAAACACTGCCCTTGTGACTCCGTTATGTGCCACCAAAGGTACAGCGACCCCAGCTTGCCCTTCCACCAAATCTTCGCCCCATCAGAAAACGGCACAAATCTTTTCTTGTAAGAATGCACAACCTTCAGCGAATACCGCTAGGAAAATGGCTGATAAGAACCCAAAGGCTCAATCTTCCGTACCTGGGACACAAAATGGTACCAAGGGAGAGAAGAAATCAACGCTTGTCAGTGCCTCCAAACCGGTTGTTCGAACATTAGAAGTCTTGCCCGTTGCCAAAGTAGACAGCAAAACATCTGGAAAGCAATCTGAAAAGGACACCAACAAAAGTGATGATCAGGAAAGCTCAAAGGTCGATAAATCTGTTGtgaaaacagaagtgaaaatgcCGAAGGAAAAACCAATTACAAGCCGTGATGCTGTTAAGCCAGACAAAACAAGGAAGTCAGAAAGTAAAACAGTAATCAACAGCAAGGGAAAGACTGGACATGTTTCAAGTAGTATGAAAAGTAGTGTGAAACAGGAGGACCATGGATCTGGTCTTGTTAAGCCTGCCTCAGATCTTCATAacaaaaatgcatgtaataagaCAGATAAAAAGACTGTTACTTCAAAATCACAGAGAGAACCTGGTGGAGGGCCTGAAGGGAATAGTGCAATAAGTGTAAAGAAGGGTGCTGCAGCTCCAACTAACAAAGCCActagtaaaacaaaaaatgaccaGGGTAAAGTGAAAAcagggagaaaagaagaagcTGAAAAGAAGGTGATCACTTGGAGAATatcatgtgatgatgatgatgattcatCAGAATCAGACTTTGATAATGAGCAACAGAGATTTGTTGAAGAAGACATTCCTGTTCTAGGGAGAGATCGGAAAGAGCAGAAGGTCTTACGGAAAGGAAGTACAGTTCCTCCATGCACAAAGACAGACGACTTTCAGGACCTTGCAGAAAGTAGTGATGCTGAGGATGTTTTTGAGGAAGTGATCTTCAGTGATGAAGAGGACACACCTACAGACATCAGTAAGGCTAAGACAAAGCTTATCAAGGATCCATCTAAGATATCCTCAAAGCACCAAAAGCCACTGACATCACAGGGATCCAAGGCAGTTCAAAAGTCCACAGTTAAACCCCCAGCAGCAACAAAGAAACCAACACCTGGTGCCCAACAGCAGAAGAGTGTTGTTAAGGAATCGGCTAAGGCAAAAGGAACCTTAGTTAAGAAGCCTCTTAAAAGAGAAACACCGAATGAGATGGTCAAAGGCAAGGTTGCCGTGAAAGGTATGTCAGTGACGAAGACACTGTCAAAGGAACCTAGTCCAACTGATAATACAAATACCCACAAGGCTGCAGAGAAAAGCATCTTGACTATTTCACGTCAGAAGCCTTTGAACACTTTAACCAGCAGCAAAGTCGAGAAAGAGATTAACAAGGCAAAGCAGCCGCCAGAGAAAAACAGCTCAAATGCTTTGAAGCAAAAGCCTTCTGAGGTTATGAAAGATGGTAGAAGTGATGTTAAAGCAATGGACATCAAAGAAAAGACAGTACTTAAAACCGTACAGAAAAATGCAAATGTGAAGAATGCTGCGTCACCGGCGAAAGTTCAGAACAGTTCTGTAAGTTCAAAAGTAGATAACAAGCAAGATGCTCCAGAGGTAAGGTCTAGTGTTGCAATAGAAAGCAGGAAGGAAGACCCTATTAAGGTCTCTGAGAGACCTGAAGTTGTAGCAAATGAATCTAAAGGTGTTTCTTCAACAGAACTAGGTGAAAGTTCAGATGTCATTCCTGCTGGTCAGGATTACATTGACCCTGCTGTAAAGGTTGTAACGTCAGAACAAGGTGATGACGTTCATCTGAACCCAATCAGTCCAAAAGAACCGAAACCTGGGAATAATTCCTTCAGGAAAGGGAAGTACAAGTCCCCAAACAACTCACCTCGTGATTTTGCTGTCTCAGAGGTGGCAGTGCCAGAAAAGAAGCCTGTCCGTGACCCAATGGCTGCCAAGCAGTCCCCAGTGATAATGGATATTGTTGAAATGTTTAAGTCTGCAAGTTCTGGAACATCCCCTGATGTCAAACTTGAGGTCTTAGGAAAGATCAAGGATCGTGTTGCTAGTGTAAAGGGTCCTGTCAAGAAGCTGGTGAAGAATGTTCCAAAGAAGGTCTCGGGTACTGTgcaagcaaaaggaaacaaggGAAAGAGCAAGGACAGAGTTGGCAGTGGTGGGAAGAGTAAAGGGAGAATTGGAAGTGGAGGAAGTCGGAGTGGTGATGGGTCAAAGGTTATGAAAAAGACCAAGAAATCGAGTGGAAGGACAAAgtcaaagaagaagatgaaggaaGTGAATTACAGCCTTTTGCCAGATTCAGAGCAAAACACCACTGCCTTCATCACAGGTCAGGGCTGGAGCATCAAGACCTCAAGGAATGAGAACGATGATGTTATCCTCCAGGAAAATAATCAGGATGATTCCTCGGACGATGATATGGGAAATCTCGAGCTTCCTAACCTTGGTGAATCGCAGCTCAGTCCGCACAACTCCCTGAAATTGGATGAGTTGGTCGTGATGAGGTCAATATCTctggaagaaaagaagaacTTGGTGAACATCTTGAGCCCGCTTGAGATGAATGCTCCTTACTTTATTCCAGACACCATGGGAACAATCAAAGAGTTTGCTGACTCTCTCAAAAGTGACTCTTCAGAGATGAGTGCTGTGAAAGCTGCGGTGAGGGACAATCATTCCGATTCTCAAACTCAAGGCAATGTGACTGAAAGTGTAGATCCAAGAGAGGAAAGGTCTGTGGCTCATGCGGAGACAGATTCGTCTAATCTTGATCACAAAAGGAATACTGATACTAAGAAGAGCCCTCCAGTTCCAGATGTAAGGGTTAGGAAAAGCAGCACCCATTCCCAGATGGATAATGACATACATGATCCTGAACATGACAGTAGACACCTTGGACTTACTGGAGAGCTGTCAAATTATGATACCAACCCTGAACTCCTCAAGGTTTTCCGCATCAAGGATCACTATGAGACGGTGTCTTCTCAAGGGTCACGTCGGACTTCCATCGCTTCAGACGAGGAAGCAGTGCGGGAACATCTAAGTTTGATTCTGAACAAACCGGACAGCGGGAGTGATGCGAATGAAGACCAAGGTGGAAGCAATATGAGAGGACAATCTGGTGAAGATTCACCAGGACAAAGAAGAGAGCCAAAGGGTAATGTCCTCAAGAAGAAGCCACCCTTACCAAAACTACTGCAGCAGCATCAGATCCAGTCTTCCATACGGCCCAGCCCAAGGCGAGCCAGTGAACCAAACTTACCACCTCCTGATGCTGACAGTACCTCCTTTTCTGTAACTCCCATCAAGAAACTTGAACAGAAGAGGGAAGAGAACAAGTCTCAAGTTTCAACAATAAAGAACAGTCTTCCAGATAAGAAGTTCAGCCCTCCGTCTTCTTCCACGAAGAAACAGCGTGGCAAATCCGTCGGAGATGTGCCTTCAGATGCCTCGGGCAAAGATCGTGGTCAGAGTTCAAGTACAACCAGCCTTCCCATCAAGTCCTCGATCATTGAGGAAGATGGTCACCAAGATTCTGCGGATGAAGATTGGGTCGAGGAGGAAGAGCCTCTTGCCAGACACGTCCAGACGCTGACGGAGAAGACACTCCAGGAATTCGAAATCATTGCTCAATCTGTTGATACCGCCACAACCTCTGTTATCCATACCCGACCTCCATCTTCAGCTGGTGGGCAGTCCATCCATACCGCCAGGAGCTCTATCAGGAGTGTCTCTCCTAGTCCTAGGGTGAGGGATGTCATCAATGTCCAAGGAGGTGACCAGGAAGAAAGAGAGTTTTTGAATCAGAGCATCGCGCTCTCGGAAACAAGCAGTGAGGTCTTTAGGGATTTCAACGATACTGGAGAG AGTGTTGTAAACAGTCACGATACATCAGTGTCATCCAGCATGATAAGTAGCACCGATCGTAGTCTTAGCGCTAACACCACGGTCTCGGAGTCTGAGGGGACTGAACTCCTCCATTGGAAGAAAGGCAACCTGCTTGGGAAAGGAGCATTTGGGACG GTGTACTGTGGGCTAACAAACACCGGTCAGCTGTTAGCCGTGAAGCAGGTCGAACTCAGCGAGAGAGACAAGGAGAAAGCCAAACAACAGTATCAGAAACTACAAGAAGAAGTACAACTTCTAAAGACACTTTGTCACAAGAACATTGTTGG CTTCCTTGGAGTGTCTTTAGAAGAGAACATGGTCAATATCTTCATGCAGTTCATCCCTGGTGGATCTATCGCATCACTTCTGGCTAGGTTTGGATCCCTTGATGAAACCGTCTTCTGTCGTTACACCAAACAGATCCTAGAAGGCACTCAGTACTTACATGAGAATGATGTCATACATAG GGACATCAAAGGAGCCAACATCATGTTGATGTCGACCGGGGTGATCAAGCTCATAGACTTTGGTTGTGCTAAGCGTCTATGTATCCAGATCAGTCGCAGTCAGAATGTACTCAAGTCAATGCGAGGGACACCGTACTGGATGGCGCCAGAGGTCATCATGGAGACGGGACATGGGAAGAAATCAGATATATG GTCCATTGGTTGTACAGTGTTTGAGATGGCGACACGTAAACCTCCTTGGTCTGACATGCCTCCCATGGCGGCTATCTTTGCCATCGGTTCCGGTGGCCCCGTTCCTCAGATGCCGGACAAGTTCTCTGAAGATGCGAAGACCTTTGTCAATGCTTGCCTAACAAG GAATCAAGATGAAAGAGCAACAGCCTCGGAACTCCTCAAGCACCCCTTTAtcaagaggagaaaagaaagagggagggaaCACTATCAGAGCAGGATATCCTCAACATCTCTGGAAGATGGCCCAATCGTCTTCAGGGAACAACCTATCTCAAGGGACTCGGCAGAGAGCAAAGGAAGAAGGAACTATGCCTTGCAGGATTTCCGCTGA